A genomic segment from Borreliella burgdorferi B31 encodes:
- a CDS encoding DUF226 domain-containing protein, with the protein MKSVLEKLKNKKKEIIKKSRKPEIFIKKEILNERAIYHTKMLMDLYKFEINRYKKNKFLILFRKLFNQGKLEGLNLFSTKENDKFIGIFYGYRKPIKNIVIKYKINGTLKSYTFSKVYYIEFKFKKGSVFCYLRSLARLIKKEKINKKYFQTFIDMLNRLEKKVYEFYCKELPDGGIINKWIEKTLK; encoded by the coding sequence ATGAAAAGTGTACTAGAAAAACTTAAAAACAAAAAAAAAGAAATAATAAAAAAAAGTAGAAAGCCAGAAATTTTCATCAAAAAAGAAATTCTCAACGAAAGAGCAATATATCACACTAAAATGCTAATGGATCTATACAAATTTGAAATAAACAGATATAAAAAAAACAAATTTTTAATTCTTTTTAGAAAATTATTTAATCAAGGAAAATTAGAAGGACTTAATTTATTCTCTACAAAAGAAAATGATAAATTTATAGGAATTTTCTATGGATACAGAAAACCTATAAAAAACATTGTTATAAAATACAAAATCAATGGCACTTTAAAATCATATACATTTTCCAAAGTATATTATATAGAATTTAAATTTAAAAAAGGCAGTGTGTTTTGTTATTTAAGAAGTCTTGCTAGGTTAATCAAAAAAGAAAAAATTAATAAAAAATATTTTCAAACATTTATTGACATGTTAAACAGATTGGAAAAAAAAGTGTATGAATTTTATTGCAAAGAATTGCCTGATGGAGGAATTATAAATAAATGGATAGAGAAAACACTAAAATAG
- a CDS encoding plasmid maintenance protein, protein MKVNKSLQIQSKYQHKLIALIATLEYINKNKKKYNQSDILYCFNSNLRRNGQKEVSIKTLRNYFYKLEKLNITINYYRHLGINMGTEIYYALRHSKKDCYNLLNQHFRNKKTERFQRRVNVYIKINYDKKDNVKNGECLNNKYKKEERETERKKRINKLKLKKYAKKCNFDNEISSFIINLNLKKETTIKLFKFIIKEKYYFKKENKCNLQKTLQNKKRDLISILRKTQKILIKEGCDKKKIKTQIQNTYQKYKNKPHFILESNKYKDFDQIIKKIKDDTNKTEPQKHKDNIETNIYNILLDQLHRKTNTTNLRSKIKEYLNKQNKLEYKKIFNNQYYNEIIKLIESQNIYKNSYIN, encoded by the coding sequence GTGAAGGTTAATAAATCCCTACAAATACAAAGTAAATATCAACACAAACTAATTGCTTTAATTGCGACACTTGAGTATATTAATAAAAACAAAAAAAAATACAACCAATCAGACATCCTTTATTGTTTTAACAGTAACTTAAGGCGCAACGGGCAAAAAGAAGTTTCAATCAAAACGCTTAGAAACTACTTCTATAAACTAGAAAAGCTAAATATTACTATTAACTACTATAGACATCTAGGTATTAATATGGGCACTGAAATCTACTATGCTCTTAGGCATTCTAAAAAAGACTGCTATAATCTACTAAACCAACACTTTAGGAATAAAAAAACAGAAAGATTTCAAAGACGTGTTAATGTATATATTAAAATAAATTACGATAAAAAGGACAATGTAAAAAATGGGGAGTGTCTTAATAATAAATATAAAAAAGAAGAAAGAGAAACCGAAAGAAAAAAAAGGATTAATAAGCTTAAACTAAAAAAATATGCAAAAAAATGTAATTTCGATAATGAAATTTCCTCTTTTATTATTAATCTTAACTTAAAAAAAGAAACAACAATCAAGCTTTTTAAATTTATAATCAAAGAAAAATATTATTTCAAAAAAGAAAACAAATGTAATTTACAAAAAACACTGCAAAACAAAAAAAGAGATTTAATTTCAATATTAAGAAAAACCCAAAAAATTTTAATAAAAGAAGGTTGCGACAAAAAAAAGATAAAAACCCAAATACAAAACACATATCAAAAATATAAAAACAAACCCCATTTCATATTAGAAAGCAATAAATATAAGGATTTCGATCAAATTATAAAAAAGATAAAGGACGATACTAATAAAACCGAACCCCAAAAACATAAAGACAATATAGAAACCAATATATATAACATACTTTTAGATCAATTACATAGAAAAACCAACACAACAAATTTAAGGTCGAAAATTAAAGAATACTTAAACAAACAAAATAAACTTGAATACAAAAAAATATTTAATAATCAATACTATAATGAAATTATCAAACTAATAGAATCACAAAATATTTATAAAAATAGCTATATAAATTAA
- a CDS encoding isochorismatase family protein, which produces MENSALILIDIQNDFLESGTLPVSNSNEIISLINQLQNYFKNIIATKDWHCKNHVSFSNNKNGGIWPEHCVKNTWGSEFPNDLNTKRIKKVFFKGTDQYYDSYSGFYDDCIKKKQTGLQLYLKNNSINTLFITGLALDFCVKETILDAINLGFRVYLITDATRSITSTPELIIQELKKLNVLTCFSKDIFDSQSKLNI; this is translated from the coding sequence ATAGAAAATAGTGCACTTATTTTAATAGATATACAAAATGATTTTTTAGAATCAGGCACTTTGCCAGTATCTAACAGTAATGAAATAATTTCTTTGATTAACCAACTTCAAAATTATTTCAAAAACATTATTGCCACCAAGGATTGGCATTGTAAAAATCATGTAAGCTTTTCTAACAATAAAAATGGGGGTATTTGGCCTGAGCACTGCGTCAAAAATACTTGGGGATCAGAATTTCCTAATGATCTAAATACGAAAAGAATAAAAAAAGTTTTTTTTAAAGGAACCGATCAATATTACGATAGTTACAGTGGATTTTATGATGATTGCATTAAAAAAAAACAAACGGGCCTTCAGCTTTATCTGAAAAACAATTCAATCAATACATTATTTATAACGGGACTAGCATTGGATTTTTGTGTAAAAGAAACAATACTTGATGCAATTAACTTGGGATTTCGAGTTTATCTAATAACAGATGCTACAAGAAGCATAACATCTACTCCTGAATTAATAATTCAGGAACTTAAAAAGCTTAATGTATTAACTTGCTTCTCCAAGGACATCTTCGACAGCCAAAGTAAGCTTAATATATAA